A stretch of DNA from Sandaracinaceae bacterium:
CTTCACCGACAAGTACAACCCCGGCGACGTCATCCTGGGCAAGGTGCGCTCCATCACGGACTACGGTGTCTTCATCGGCATCGAGGACGGCGTGGACGGCATGGTGCACAAGTCCGACCTCAGCTGGACGCAGCGCATCAACAACCCGGCGGAGCTGTACCGCAAGGGTGACGAGGTGCAGGCCATCATCCTCTCGGTCAACGACGAGGAGAAGAAGGTCAGCCTCGGCATCAAGCAGCTCTACGAAGACCCGTGGATGTTCATCCCCGACCGCTACCCCGAGGGCACCGTCGTGGAGGTCCGCGTCGTCAGCACCAACGAGTACGGCGCCCACGTCGAGCTCGAGCAGAACGTCGAGGGCAGCATCCCGCGCGCCGAGATCCACCACGACCTGTCGGTGGACCCGGGCTCGGTCCTCAACGCCGGCGACATCGTCAAGGCCCAGGTCATTCGCCTGGACGACGAGGACCGCCGCATCACCCTCTCGCTCAAGAGCGCCGAGGGCTCCGAGGTCCGCAGCGAGATGAAGTACGACCCCGAGGCTCAGAAGGCTCGCCCGCGCGCGCCCCAGCAGAGCTCGCGCCCGAGCGCGGCCACCCTGGGTGACCTGCTCAAGGGCAAGCTGGGCGACCTCAGCGTGGCGCCCTCGTCCGACGACGACGACGCCTGATCGCGGGGTAGCGCGGACGACGCGCTGAACCCAACGGCACGGGCCGGCCTCTCTGGGGTCGGCCCGTTTCCGTTGGAGCGTGCAGACGCTCCGTAGAGGCAGTCGGCGCCGCGAGGCGGCTCAGCCGACGCCCCTCGTCGTAGGCCGACCCAGCCGGCCGCCCGAGAGGGCCCACTGGTCGCGGACGAAGAGTCTCGGGTTGGTGCCCGTGCTCGTCCGGTCGTAGAATGCGCGCCATGGTGTACCCCGTCGCGACTGCTCAGCCGACCCCGTCCTTCGGCGCGATCCGCTGCTTCATTCGGCCGGGTGAACCCCGGCTCGTCGAGTTCACGTACGCGGACGGCTTCACCATCGACGACTTCCGTGGGGCGATGGAGTTCGTCGCGCGCTACACGGGGCAGCACCGTCCGATCGCCATTCTGAGCGAGGTGCGAGGGACTGTCCCAGCCGGCGCGGCCGACCGTCGTCGTATGGCGGACATCGTGCGGGACCACGACCAAGCCGCAGGCCACAACATCTGCGCGTCTGCCGTGGTGACCGACAGCACGCTGATGCGGGGCGTGCTGACCGCCGTGAGCTGGATCCACGCCACGCCGTACGAGCTGCGCGCGTTCTCGGACGATGACCAGGCCCGCGCGTGGCTGCGAGAGCGCCTCGCCGGGAGTCAGCGCGGGTAGAGCGAGCGCGCCATCGCGCGCACCAGGTCATCCGCCAGCGTGCGTGCGGCGTGCTGCCTTCCTCGCGCCCCGTTCACGATCACGCTGAATGCGATGACCGTTCCGTTGTCCGGCCCGAGGACGTAGCCGCTCAGGCTGATGACGTCGTTCAGGGTGCCGGTCTTGGCGCGCACGATGCCCGGGGCGGGCAGATCGGTCAGGCGTTGGTGCAGCGTTCCGTCCTGGCCGGCGATGGCCAGGTGCGCCAGGTACTCACCGCGTACGGCGGGGTTCATGTAGGCGTGGCGCAGCACGGCCGTCAGGTGCGAGGGCGCGATGGCGTTGCCGTTGAACAGGCCCGAGCCGTTCACGATGGTGGCAGCCCCGGCCGGCACACCCGCGTCGGCGAGCATGGCTTGCAGCAGCTCGGTGCCGTGCTGGCTAGTGCCCGGCCGACGGTCCTCGGCGGCCATCACCTTGAGCACGGTCTCTGCCACGAAGTTGTCGCTGTCCTTGCCCACGTCGTGGAGGAGCTGCGCCAGGGTGGGGGAGTAGCGGCTCGCGAGGAGGGCCAGGCCGTCTGGCGGGGTGCCCTGCTGCACGTTGCGCGGGCCACGGATCCCGGAGCGCTCCAGGGCCTCGGCCAGGGCGTGACCCGCATAGCCAATGGGGTCCTCCACGCGCCGGCGGAAGCTGGACGGCAACCCGTTGGCCGGGACGCTCCCGCGCAGCCGCAGACTCATCTGGCCGTCGTCGCGCGCGCGCTGCACGGCGATGACGCGCGAAGCACCTTCGGCCACGGTCTCGATCTGCGCGTCGAGCGCGAAGTACCCGGCGGCCGCCAGTCGGACCCGGGCGGCCTGACCCGGCGCCGCACCCGGGAGCACGTTGATGATGTACGCGTTCCGCTCCACGGGTGCCGCCGAGATGGGCGCACGGAAGGCGGCCGTCTCGTTGGGCTGCTGCTCGAACGCGGGCGGGAGGTGCTGGTCGTCGAAGTAGCTGTTGTCGACGATGATGTTGCGCACCGTGCGCACGCCGCGGTCCTGCAGGCGCTCGCACAGCTCCACCAGGTCGCTCATACGCAGCGTCGGGTCGCCGAAGCCGCGCAGCACGAGCGTGTCGACCACGCCGTCCGTGACACGGCCGTACAGCCCCGTCATCATCTGGTGCCCGGGCCCCAGCCGCAGCAACGCCCCCGCCGCGGTGACCAGCTTCATGTTGCTGGCGGGGTTGCGCGGAACGCTGCCCGCATGATCGAAGAGCTGTCGCCCCGACGTCACGTCGATGACGTGCACCCCCACGCCGCTGCCGAGGTCGGCGGCGTCCACGATGGCCTGCAAGCGGCCCGCGAGCGCGTCGCTCTGGGCGCTCCCGGTGTCGTGACTGAGCGAGGCGCAGAAGAGGAGCACCAGCATCGCGACCCATCCGTTCCGGTACAGCATGGCGTCGACGCTAGCAGGGATGGGCAGGGGTCGCACCCGCAGGCCCCGGGGTGCGCGCTGCTACGGGCATGGGCTGCTTCGTTCCGTGGGTGGGCTGCTCGATGGCGCGTGGGGGTGCTCGTCGGTCTGACGTGCCTGACCGCCGGGTGTGGTGGCGGTGGCCGCGTGGACGAGGTCGACGACGCGTTCGTGGTGCTCGTCGACCGCGACGTGGAGCAGCTGGATCCACGCTTCGTGTCCGACCCGAACGGGCTCCGGGTGTCGCGGCTGCTCTTTGCCTCCCTGGTCACCATCGATCCACACACCCTCGAGCCGATCATGGACCTGGCGGAGTCGGTGGAGCTCGAGTCCGACACGCGCTACGTCGTGCGCCTGCGCGAGGGGCTGCGCTTCTCGGACGGTACCCCGCTCGACGCCACCGACGTGGTCGCCACCTTCGAGAGCGTCGTGGACCCCGCCTTGGGGGCACGCCACGCGCACGCCTACCGACGCATCACGCGAGTGGCCGCGCGCGACGCGCGTACGGTGGTGTTCGACCTGGATGCGCCCCACGCCACGTTCCTGACCGACCTGGAGCTGCCCGTGCTGCGCAGCGAGGACCGCGCCCGGCGCGTCGGCGACCAGGGGGAGGCGGCGCCCGTGGGGGCAGGGCCCTACGTGCTGGTGGAGCGAGCGCCGGGGCGGGTGACCCTCCGAGCGAACCCACACTGGCACGGTGGGGAGGTCCGCCGCGAGCGCGTGCGCGTGGTGACGGTGCGCGACGACAACACGCGGGCCCTCCGTCTCCGCGCCGGAGCGGCCTCGCTCGCGCAGGGGGTGGTGCCGCCCATCCTCCTGCCGCTGGTCGAGGACGAGCCCGCGTACGAGCTGCGGCGCGCGCCCGGGATTGGTACTACCTACCTGGGGTTCCACACGGAGGATCCGGCGCTCCGTGACGTGCGGGTTCGTCGAGCGCTCGCGCACGCCACGGACCGCGAGGCGCTCGTGCGCGCCGAGCTCGAGGGCTACGCGCGCGTGGCCAGCAGCTTCATCCCCGAGCAGCACTGGGCGTCGGTGTCCGAGCTCGCGGCGTATCCCTACGCACCCGAGCGCGCCCGTGAGCTGCTGCGTGAGGCTGGGTTCCCAGACACGGCGGACGGCACCCCGCGCCTGCGCCTCACGATTCGCACGGGCTCGGACCGGGCGCGCATCAGCATCGCGCGGGCCATCGCGGCCATGTGGCGCGAGGTGGGGGTCGAGCTGACGGTGCGCCCGAGCGAGACGGGCACGCTCATCGCGGACCTGGACCGGGGCCGCTTTCAGGTGTGCATGCTGCAACTCCCCGAGGTGATCGAGCCACACGTGCTGAGCTGGTTCTTCGGCAGCGACCACATCCCGCGCGACGGGCACCCGGGCGCGAACCGCTGGCGCTTCCGCTCCGCCGCGCTGGACGAGGCTCTGGAGCGCGGCCGCGTGCATGCCGAGCGCCCGATGCGACAGGCCGCCTATCGGGACGTCGCGCGCGTGCTGGCGAGTGAGCTGCCCGCGTTCCCTTTGTGGCACGACGACATGGTGGCCGTCGTGCGTCGCTCCGACCCGTATCGGGTCCCGCGCGACGGGCGCTTCTCGGGGCTCGCGCGCTGAGACCCGCGACGCGCGCCGACACCCCACGCTGCCATCGCCTGGACTCGGTGCAAGCATGAGCGGCCCCTGCTCCGCGTCTCGTGCGACCGCGTGGGGCTCACGGCTACGCGTGGTGGCTCGCTGCGTTCGGTGGACGCTACCGCGACGCGACGTGGCTGGTCGTGACGTCCGCGATGAGCTTGCCGGCTGCATCGCTGACGGTGGTGCGCACGATGCTCACGCTCTGACCGCGCTTCACGTAGGTGGATCGCGCGATGAACTTCCCCTCGCGCGCGTTGCCGGCGAGGTTCGCGCTGAGGTTGATGGCCAGCGGGAAGCCCTTCATGCCCGCGCTGGTCTCGACGCCTGCGAGGACGAGTAGCGTGGCGGTCACGTCCGCGAACCAAAGCGTGGCTCCCGCGTGCACGGTGCCGTAGGGGTTCAGCACGCCGGGCTGGATCGGCATCTCCGACACGACCTCGTCGGGGGTCTGCGACGTCACGGTGAACTGGATCTGACCGGAGACTTCCATGCATGGGTCCTTAGGGCGCGATGCAGGTTCGGCGCAAGCCCTGGCTTGTCCGAAGGCCCGCAGGCGACGTTGCTCCTCCTCGCCGATGCACGCATCGACTCGTCGTCGCGCCTTGCCTGCGAACCTTCGTCCGGCGCCAGCGTCTTGCGGCGATCCTGAACTGCGCTCTCGCACCGTCGGGATGCGCTGCCTGCTGACGTTCGCGGCCAGGCGCGACGCCTACGACCGGGTCAGGTCAGCCGTTCGCACGCCGGGCCGCGATCAGGACGCGAAAACGGGTGACTTGCGGCAAGAAGCCATAGGCCAGGCTCCCGACCAGGATGATGGCAGCCGGGATGCGGGGGCCGAGCAGCGCCCCACCGCCGATGAGCACCACCGCAGCCACCAACGCCACGGACGCGCGCGCCCGGGACACGGCGAAGGCCACGCGCCCCAGGTGTCGGTAGGCGGCGTCGAACGACACCATGAGCACCCCCGCGACCCCGACGAGCAGGCCCACGAGGGCCGGCGACTCCGGGAAGAGGATGAGCGACGAGAGCGCGACCAGGCCTCCGATGGTGGACGGCACGCCCGCGAAGTAGTTCGGGTCGGAGCCCTCCTTGTTGAGCGTGAAGAACACCAGCCGCGAGATGGTCAGGACGGAGTACACGACCCCGACGACCACCCCCTCCATGCCTGTCACGCCGTAGGCCAGCGCCACGCCCGGCGCGATGGCGTAGTTGATGCCGTCGGCGATGTCGTCGGAGTAGACGCCGAAGCGCGTGCCGCCCCACTTGCGCGCGGCGGCTCCGTCGAGTCCGTCGAACGCGGCCCCGACCAGGAGCAGGAG
This window harbors:
- a CDS encoding PaaI family thioesterase, with amino-acid sequence MEVSGQIQFTVTSQTPDEVVSEMPIQPGVLNPYGTVHAGATLWFADVTATLLVLAGVETSAGMKGFPLAINLSANLAGNAREGKFIARSTYVKRGQSVSIVRTTVSDAAGKLIADVTTSHVASR
- a CDS encoding STAS/SEC14 domain-containing protein; the protein is MVYPVATAQPTPSFGAIRCFIRPGEPRLVEFTYADGFTIDDFRGAMEFVARYTGQHRPIAILSEVRGTVPAGAADRRRMADIVRDHDQAAGHNICASAVVTDSTLMRGVLTAVSWIHATPYELRAFSDDDQARAWLRERLAGSQRG
- a CDS encoding ABC transporter substrate-binding protein — translated: MDEVDDAFVVLVDRDVEQLDPRFVSDPNGLRVSRLLFASLVTIDPHTLEPIMDLAESVELESDTRYVVRLREGLRFSDGTPLDATDVVATFESVVDPALGARHAHAYRRITRVAARDARTVVFDLDAPHATFLTDLELPVLRSEDRARRVGDQGEAAPVGAGPYVLVERAPGRVTLRANPHWHGGEVRRERVRVVTVRDDNTRALRLRAGAASLAQGVVPPILLPLVEDEPAYELRRAPGIGTTYLGFHTEDPALRDVRVRRALAHATDREALVRAELEGYARVASSFIPEQHWASVSELAAYPYAPERARELLREAGFPDTADGTPRLRLTIRTGSDRARISIARAIAAMWREVGVELTVRPSETGTLIADLDRGRFQVCMLQLPEVIEPHVLSWFFGSDHIPRDGHPGANRWRFRSAALDEALERGRVHAERPMRQAAYRDVARVLASELPAFPLWHDDMVAVVRRSDPYRVPRDGRFSGLAR
- the dacB gene encoding D-alanyl-D-alanine carboxypeptidase/D-alanyl-D-alanine-endopeptidase yields the protein MLYRNGWVAMLVLLFCASLSHDTGSAQSDALAGRLQAIVDAADLGSGVGVHVIDVTSGRQLFDHAGSVPRNPASNMKLVTAAGALLRLGPGHQMMTGLYGRVTDGVVDTLVLRGFGDPTLRMSDLVELCERLQDRGVRTVRNIIVDNSYFDDQHLPPAFEQQPNETAAFRAPISAAPVERNAYIINVLPGAAPGQAARVRLAAAGYFALDAQIETVAEGASRVIAVQRARDDGQMSLRLRGSVPANGLPSSFRRRVEDPIGYAGHALAEALERSGIRGPRNVQQGTPPDGLALLASRYSPTLAQLLHDVGKDSDNFVAETVLKVMAAEDRRPGTSQHGTELLQAMLADAGVPAGAATIVNGSGLFNGNAIAPSHLTAVLRHAYMNPAVRGEYLAHLAIAGQDGTLHQRLTDLPAPGIVRAKTGTLNDVISLSGYVLGPDNGTVIAFSVIVNGARGRQHAARTLADDLVRAMARSLYPR